The following nucleotide sequence is from Anaeromicrobium sediminis.
GAATTTTTTATAAATCATATCTTTAGACTCTTCTGTGAAATATATCATTACATTCCTGCATACTATTAAATCACAATTCTTAGGATATGGATCGTTTAAAAGATTATGCTCTTTGAATTCTATACATTTTTTTATTTCACTTTTAATTTGGTATTTATCTCCTACCTTATTAAAATATTTATTAACAAAGTTAGTAGGTACACCTGCTACACTTTTCTCACTATATATGCCTTCCTTTGCCTTTCTAAGGACCTCTTTATCTATATCAGTAGCTATTATACTTATAGATGATAATGGAATTAAATTGCTAAGACACATGGCCAGTGAATATGGTTCATCACCCGTTGAGCATGCTGCACTCCATATTTTTAATTTTTTATTTTTGGATAATAAGTATGGAAATACTTCTGATTCTAGTACCTTCCATTGATTTATATTCCTGTAAAATTCTGATACATTTATGGTGAGATAGTTTATGAACTGCTCATACAAGTCTTTGTCTTTGCATAAGGCTTCATAGTAATCTTTATATCCTTTAAAGTTATTTCTTTTAATTAAAGAGTCTATTCTTCTTTTCATTTGTCTTTCTTTATAGTAATTTAAATTTATTTTGCTTTTTCTATGTATTACATCTTTAAACTCTTCGTAATTCATAGGCACCCCCTTATTTTATTAAAAAAGAATAAGGATTAATCCTTATTCCTTTTTGTTATTATTATTCAGCAGAAGTTCCTTCTGCTTCTTTAATACTTAAGCTCATTCTCTTCTTTTCTTTGTCTAATTCTAATATTTTAGCTTTAACAGTTTCGCCTACTTTTAATGCCTCATCTGCCTTAGATATATGTCTTTCACAGATTTGTGATATATGAACTAATCCATCAAGACCTGGCTCTACTTCTACAAAAGCTCCAAAGTCCACTAGTCTAACAACTTTACCTTCTACTACTTCACCTATTTCATATTTTTCATCTGCCACTTCCCATGGTTGTGGTAAAAGTTGCTTAATACCTAATGATACTTTACCCTTTTCCCTGTCAAAGTCTAGTATCTTAACTTCTACTTTATCTTCTTCTTTTAACACATCCTTAGGATCATTTACTCTTCCCCAAGATATATCTGAAATGTGAACTAATCCATCAATTCCACCAATATCTACAAAGGCTCCAAAATTGGCAAGTCTCTTAACAGTACCTTGTACAACCTTATCCTTTTCAATGTTCTCCCAAACTTTATTTTCTCTTTCTTCTCTTTCAGTTTCTAATATGGTTCTATGAGAGAATACTACTTTCTTTTTGTCTAACTTAAATTCAATAACTTTTACAGGTAATTCTTGTCCTACATATTTATCTAAATCTTTCACAAATCTTAAAGATAATTGAGAAGCTGGAATAAATCCTCTTAACTCCTTATATAATGCTATAACTCCACCTTTTACAACTTGTGAAACCTTAACTTCTATAGTGTCTTTACTTTCAAATATCTTCTCTATTTCTTCCCAATACTTTTCTGCATCTACTCTCTTCTTAGATAATAATACATTACCTTCTCCATCATCAGATTTCAATACACAAACTTCTAATTCTTCACCCTCTTTTACAATTGTTCTTGGGTCTACAGAAGAATCACTTGCAAGCTCACTTCTTGGTATTACTCCATCAGACTTATATCCAATGTTTACAATTACTTCTCCTTCAGTTACTTGCACAACAGTTCCTTTAACTATGCTTCCTCTTCTTGGCATAACTAAACTCTTTTCAATTTCCTCCATCATGCTCATCATGTCATTTTTCTCTTGTTGAATATCACTCATTTTTTCAATAGCCTCCTTAATAATCCAATCTGGAGTAGAAGCTCCAGCTGTAATTCCTATTCTATTTAAATCTTTTAATTCTTTCATAGGCAATTCGTCTGCCGTTTCAATGTGATATGACTTATCACAATACTCTTTACTTATTTTATATAACTTTTGAGTATTAGAACTATGATAACCTCCGATGACAATCATAGCGTCCACATTTTTAGCTAGTTCTGCACAGTGCATCTG
It contains:
- a CDS encoding bifunctional 4-hydroxy-3-methylbut-2-enyl diphosphate reductase/30S ribosomal protein S1 → MKIEVAKNAGFCFGVKKAMNETIEAAKKYDSIYTYGPLIHNNQVISKLENEGIKAKEDLEEVKNSTLIIRSHGIPLRVYEDAKGLDIEVIDCTCPFVRKVQNIAKEYGKKGYTLVIIGNPKHPEVIGIRGWCEDNVYVVESSKDLDSVPNCEKICVVAQTTITHELWNDITNELKNKANELEMFNTICAATKERQMHCAELAKNVDAMIVIGGYHSSNTQKLYKISKEYCDKSYHIETADELPMKELKDLNRIGITAGASTPDWIIKEAIEKMSDIQQEKNDMMSMMEEIEKSLVMPRRGSIVKGTVVQVTEGEVIVNIGYKSDGVIPRSELASDSSVDPRTIVKEGEELEVCVLKSDDGEGNVLLSKKRVDAEKYWEEIEKIFESKDTIEVKVSQVVKGGVIALYKELRGFIPASQLSLRFVKDLDKYVGQELPVKVIEFKLDKKKVVFSHRTILETEREERENKVWENIEKDKVVQGTVKRLANFGAFVDIGGIDGLVHISDISWGRVNDPKDVLKEEDKVEVKILDFDREKGKVSLGIKQLLPQPWEVADEKYEIGEVVEGKVVRLVDFGAFVEVEPGLDGLVHISQICERHISKADEALKVGETVKAKILELDKEKKRMSLSIKEAEGTSAE
- a CDS encoding CheR family methyltransferase — encoded protein: MNYEEFKDVIHRKSKINLNYYKERQMKRRIDSLIKRNNFKGYKDYYEALCKDKDLYEQFINYLTINVSEFYRNINQWKVLESEVFPYLLSKNKKLKIWSAACSTGDEPYSLAMCLSNLIPLSSISIIATDIDKEVLRKAKEGIYSEKSVAGVPTNFVNKYFNKVGDKYQIKSEIKKCIEFKEHNLLNDPYPKNCDLIVCRNVMIYFTEESKDMIYKKFNESLKGGGILFVGSTEQIIMPTRYNFESLKTFFYKKI